One genomic region from Halobacteriovoraceae bacterium encodes:
- a CDS encoding class I SAM-dependent methyltransferase: MNNKELINYILINEYRKFNADYHHIQKIMNLSNKQKLLDLGAGFGRALEVTQHYPSYYMVEPNEFFVNELVSQYGEDYKKNLFQNKLNELKNFENNFKGIMVLMNAIAEMSPIFQSLSKIALLLKEGGYLLFYVQNPLYISDASIKHGVLIRNNYKVNYTKKLYRDENKGPNSFYLQFDYQNSSEPYKIYQTLPTLSSWIQMLEYNNLRIVELTDNNNESCSDKSIYFRFLVKKNTSKKTSTNKIENLYNNLNESYTCFIKRLDYRVPSRIKNKLPELKIKNKDKILDIACADGYIGKILKRFNQSLIIHGIDLVDKFIDDARKSTFYDSVSKIDINKGLIIPDDSYYDVLIFTGTTEFALNIQNNLKDCNRILKIGGYLLITFPQHISKEEVNKDKITIQTYDENNIREYLKEAKFKIIDLQSGKGYRSQHLNLDVSYYFVIAKRDK; the protein is encoded by the coding sequence ATGAACAATAAAGAACTTATAAATTACATTTTAATCAATGAGTATCGTAAATTTAACGCTGATTATCATCATATACAAAAAATAATGAATCTTTCGAATAAACAAAAGTTACTCGATCTAGGGGCCGGTTTTGGTAGAGCACTTGAAGTGACCCAACACTACCCCTCATATTATATGGTTGAACCAAATGAGTTCTTTGTTAATGAATTAGTTTCTCAATATGGCGAAGATTATAAAAAAAACTTATTTCAAAATAAATTAAATGAATTAAAGAATTTTGAAAATAACTTTAAAGGAATCATGGTCTTAATGAACGCAATAGCTGAAATGAGTCCAATTTTTCAGAGTTTATCTAAAATTGCATTATTACTTAAAGAAGGTGGATATTTATTATTTTATGTCCAAAACCCACTATACATTTCTGATGCCTCCATAAAACATGGAGTATTAATTAGAAATAATTATAAGGTAAATTACACTAAGAAGCTTTATAGAGACGAAAACAAGGGCCCCAATTCTTTTTACTTACAATTTGATTACCAGAATTCAAGTGAACCATATAAAATATATCAAACTTTACCTACCTTATCTTCTTGGATTCAAATGTTAGAGTATAACAACTTAAGAATAGTTGAATTAACTGATAATAATAACGAATCGTGTTCAGACAAATCTATTTATTTTCGATTTTTAGTAAAAAAAAATACATCAAAAAAAACTAGTACAAACAAAATTGAAAACTTATACAATAATCTTAATGAATCATACACCTGTTTTATTAAAAGATTAGACTACAGAGTTCCAAGTCGGATTAAAAATAAACTACCTGAACTTAAAATAAAAAACAAAGATAAAATTTTGGATATTGCGTGTGCAGATGGATACATTGGTAAAATTTTAAAAAGATTTAATCAAAGCTTGATTATACATGGTATTGATTTAGTAGATAAGTTTATAGATGATGCTAGAAAGAGTACTTTTTATGATAGCGTATCAAAGATAGATATAAATAAAGGTCTAATCATACCTGATGATTCTTACTATGATGTTCTGATATTTACAGGAACTACAGAATTTGCATTAAATATTCAGAATAACTTGAAGGACTGTAATAGGATCTTAAAAATTGGAGGATACCTTCTAATAACTTTTCCACAACATATATCAAAAGAAGAAGTCAATAAAGACAAGATAACAATACAAACTTATGATGAAAATAATATTCGAGAATACTTAAAAGAAGCTAAATTTAAAATCATTGACCTACAATCTGGAAAAGGTTACAGGTCACAGCATTTAAATCTAGATGTAAGTTATTATTTCGTAATAGCAAAGAGAGATAAATAA